Proteins from a genomic interval of Granulicella sp. L56:
- the lpxD gene encoding UDP-3-O-(3-hydroxymyristoyl)glucosamine N-acyltransferase yields the protein MEDAACGRGGDLLMAKMSEVAGWVGADAPSADGEIVAVSSVEAADERTVVFAVDAAALKAALGSKAGVILAGKALKLDEADARVWRVADPRYAFAMIAKNLKGKGFEAGVHVSAVVGEGVEIGDGTSIGPRVVIGDGVQIGRDCNILAGVTLYPKTVLGDRVVVQAGAVLGATGFGYVRHAETSEYVVFPQQGSLYVEDDVEIGANTTIDRGALGETRIGRGTKIDNLVHIGHNCVIGKNVIIAAQTGISGSSVVEDGAILGGQVGIGEHATVGAGVILGGGAGVLSGKKMHGAGQVFWGRPARPLKEYLRDLARLRKG from the coding sequence ATGGAAGACGCGGCCTGCGGGCGAGGCGGGGATCTATTGATGGCGAAGATGAGCGAAGTTGCCGGTTGGGTCGGGGCTGATGCTCCTTCTGCGGATGGAGAGATCGTTGCGGTTTCGAGCGTCGAAGCGGCTGATGAGCGTACGGTGGTGTTTGCCGTCGATGCTGCGGCGCTGAAGGCCGCGCTGGGGTCGAAGGCCGGTGTGATTCTTGCTGGAAAAGCATTGAAGCTAGATGAGGCAGATGCAAGGGTTTGGCGGGTGGCTGATCCTAGATACGCATTTGCGATGATCGCTAAAAATTTGAAAGGGAAGGGCTTTGAGGCTGGGGTTCATGTTTCGGCTGTGGTGGGTGAGGGCGTTGAGATCGGCGATGGAACCAGCATCGGACCTCGGGTTGTGATTGGGGATGGAGTACAGATCGGCAGGGATTGCAATATTCTGGCCGGGGTTACGCTCTATCCAAAGACGGTGCTGGGAGATCGCGTCGTGGTGCAGGCGGGGGCAGTGCTGGGGGCTACCGGTTTTGGGTATGTGCGCCATGCGGAGACCAGCGAGTATGTGGTCTTTCCGCAACAGGGAAGTTTGTATGTGGAAGACGACGTTGAGATTGGGGCGAACACGACTATCGACCGGGGAGCGTTGGGGGAGACGCGGATCGGGCGCGGGACGAAGATCGACAACCTTGTACACATCGGGCATAACTGCGTGATCGGCAAGAACGTGATCATCGCAGCGCAGACGGGAATTTCGGGCTCGAGCGTGGTGGAGGATGGTGCGATTCTGGGCGGGCAGGTTGGGATTGGCGAACACGCCACGGTGGGCGCTGGGGTGATTCTGGGCGGAGGGGCTGGAGTGCTGAGCGGGAAGAAGATGCATGGCGCCGGCCAGGTCTTCTGGGGACGTCCGGCGCGGCCACTGAAGGAGTATCTTCGAGATCTGGCGCGGTTGCGGAAGGGCTGA
- a CDS encoding lysophospholipid acyltransferase family protein yields MSEATQRQSRREGTAREWAEFCVVRVFVAVLGIPPRWLARRMGAGIGWLAFSLLGRLRKVGLRNLELAFPEKSASERETVLRAVYRNLGCLLAEFCQMPDYTPERASEFIRYDGLENYLAARERGKGVLVLTGHLGAWELSSFYHSLMGYPMGMVIRRLDNPLVDEFVNRIRCLHGNRVMHKDDFARGLIASMRAGQTVGILMDTNMTPPQGVFVPFFGVEACTASGMARIALKTGAAVVPGFLLWEPREKKYILRFGAELNLIRTADTEADAVANTALFTSVIEQYVRQYPEQWLWMHRRWKTRPAGEAGIY; encoded by the coding sequence TTGAGCGAGGCTACACAGCGACAGTCACGACGGGAAGGAACGGCTCGGGAGTGGGCTGAGTTTTGCGTCGTCAGAGTATTTGTCGCGGTTTTAGGAATTCCTCCGCGATGGTTGGCGCGAAGGATGGGCGCGGGCATTGGATGGCTGGCGTTTAGCCTTTTAGGCCGGTTGCGCAAGGTGGGCCTGCGTAATCTTGAGCTGGCGTTTCCGGAGAAGAGCGCTTCGGAGCGCGAGACGGTTCTAAGGGCGGTCTATCGGAACCTGGGCTGTCTGCTGGCGGAGTTCTGCCAGATGCCGGATTACACCCCGGAGCGGGCGAGTGAGTTTATTCGCTATGACGGGTTGGAGAATTATTTAGCAGCGCGCGAGCGGGGTAAGGGCGTGCTGGTGCTGACCGGGCATCTCGGCGCGTGGGAGCTGTCGAGTTTCTATCATTCGCTGATGGGATATCCCATGGGGATGGTGATCCGGCGGCTGGACAATCCGTTGGTCGATGAGTTTGTGAATCGCATTCGCTGCCTGCATGGAAATCGGGTGATGCATAAGGATGACTTTGCGCGGGGGCTGATTGCTTCCATGCGCGCAGGGCAGACGGTCGGGATTTTGATGGATACGAATATGACGCCGCCGCAGGGTGTCTTTGTGCCGTTTTTCGGGGTTGAGGCCTGCACGGCTTCGGGAATGGCGCGGATTGCGTTGAAGACGGGCGCGGCGGTGGTGCCGGGATTCCTTCTGTGGGAGCCTCGGGAAAAGAAATATATCCTGCGGTTCGGAGCGGAGTTGAATCTGATTCGTACTGCGGACACGGAAGCGGATGCCGTGGCCAATACAGCGCTCTTTACCAGTGTGATTGAACAATATGTGCGGCAGTATCCGGAGCAGTGGTTGTGGATGCACCGGCGATGGAAGACGCGGCCTGCGGGCGAGGCGGGGATCTATTGA
- a CDS encoding lipid-binding SYLF domain-containing protein has product MKRITAIACGLAMVASSVSAFAASDKAKLAERLTDAQNVVRQIMATPDKGIPQSILAGASCVVVVPSYKKAAFVVGGQYGQGVATCRTPRGWSAPVFVQLAGGSFGFQIGGQSTDLVLVAMNQQGLQDMLKNKFKIGGDAAASAGPVGRNAQAGTDWKLNAEFLTYSRSKGLFAGINLDGTVLSQNQDDTRTIYGTDIPFQTILKGNQATPPEARPFVRTVAHYFVVSKANQ; this is encoded by the coding sequence ATGAAGCGGATTACAGCGATTGCATGTGGATTGGCCATGGTGGCAAGTTCTGTCTCGGCGTTTGCAGCGTCGGATAAGGCGAAGCTGGCGGAGCGGCTGACGGATGCACAGAACGTCGTACGGCAGATTATGGCGACCCCGGACAAGGGCATACCGCAGAGCATTCTCGCGGGCGCATCCTGCGTGGTGGTGGTCCCCAGCTATAAGAAGGCGGCTTTCGTCGTCGGCGGCCAGTACGGTCAGGGTGTAGCTACCTGCCGCACGCCGCGCGGCTGGAGCGCTCCGGTATTTGTGCAGCTTGCCGGCGGCAGCTTCGGATTCCAGATCGGCGGACAGTCGACCGACCTCGTTCTGGTGGCGATGAACCAGCAGGGTCTTCAGGACATGCTGAAGAACAAGTTCAAGATCGGTGGCGATGCTGCTGCTTCGGCTGGCCCGGTTGGAAGAAATGCCCAGGCCGGAACGGACTGGAAGCTGAACGCTGAGTTCCTCACCTATTCGCGTAGCAAGGGACTCTTCGCCGGTATCAACCTGGATGGCACAGTGCTCTCGCAGAACCAGGACGACACCCGGACGATCTATGGCACGGACATTCCGTTCCAGACGATTCTGAAGGGCAACCAGGCAACGCCTCCCGAGGCGCGTCCGTTCGTGCGGACCGTGGCTCATTACTTCGTCGTCTCCAAGGCGAACCAGTAA
- a CDS encoding response regulator transcription factor: MKETASDGHLRIGLIATDPLRIIGLQSMFSERGFEVIALSVPGALDASGVSLILIDAACTDHLFELLATFHRRRPRLRLIVIGVQEDHEYIQQVIGAGAKGYLTHMSKESEIRLAIEIVQDDSLWAPRKVLARLLESSAAETANTAIGSAPKFTQREVQVLRLLVTGSPNREIARVLGIDAVTVKAHVGRIMRKVGVANRIALTIETLNRNLLEK; the protein is encoded by the coding sequence ATGAAAGAGACAGCATCGGACGGACATCTGCGTATTGGATTGATCGCGACCGACCCATTGCGGATTATTGGCTTGCAGTCGATGTTTTCCGAGAGGGGGTTCGAGGTGATCGCCCTGTCGGTGCCGGGCGCGCTGGACGCATCCGGAGTGTCGCTGATTTTGATCGACGCTGCCTGCACGGACCACCTCTTTGAGCTGTTGGCCACGTTTCATCGGCGTCGCCCTCGCCTGCGGTTGATCGTGATTGGAGTGCAGGAGGACCACGAATATATCCAGCAGGTGATCGGCGCGGGGGCCAAGGGGTATTTGACCCATATGTCCAAAGAGAGCGAGATCCGGCTGGCAATCGAGATCGTACAGGACGATTCGCTGTGGGCTCCGAGGAAGGTGCTGGCACGGCTGCTGGAGTCGTCGGCGGCAGAGACGGCAAACACCGCGATCGGCAGCGCGCCGAAGTTTACTCAGCGCGAGGTGCAGGTGCTCCGCCTGCTGGTGACGGGCAGCCCGAACCGGGAGATTGCCCGCGTCCTGGGGATCGATGCCGTGACGGTCAAGGCCCACGTTGGCCGGATTATGCGGAAGGTCGGGGTGGCCAACCGGATCGCGCTTACGATTGAGACACTGAACAGAAATCTTTTGGAGAAGTAA
- the dcd gene encoding dCTP deaminase, with product MAIKSDRWIRQQATEHGMISPFSEKQVREGVISYGLSSYGYDLRVSDEFKIFTNVNSAIIDPKAFDERSFVTVQSDSVIVPPNSFALARSIEYFKIPRDVLTICVGKSTYARCGIIVNVTPFEPEWEGYVTLEISNTTPLPARIYANEGLCQILFFQSDEVCEVSYADRKGKYQHQQGIVLPKL from the coding sequence GTGGCCATTAAAAGCGACCGCTGGATTCGCCAACAGGCGACCGAGCACGGCATGATTTCTCCGTTCAGCGAAAAACAGGTCCGCGAAGGCGTGATTTCGTATGGACTCTCGTCCTATGGGTACGACCTGCGGGTTTCGGACGAATTCAAGATATTCACCAACGTCAACAGTGCGATTATTGACCCTAAAGCGTTTGATGAACGGTCTTTTGTGACCGTCCAGTCCGACAGCGTCATCGTGCCGCCAAACTCGTTCGCGCTGGCCCGTTCGATTGAATATTTCAAGATCCCACGGGACGTTCTGACGATCTGCGTGGGCAAATCGACCTATGCGCGATGCGGAATCATCGTGAATGTGACCCCCTTCGAGCCGGAGTGGGAGGGGTATGTGACGCTGGAGATCTCGAACACGACTCCCCTGCCTGCGCGAATCTACGCCAATGAAGGGCTTTGCCAGATCCTCTTCTTCCAGTCCGACGAGGTCTGCGAGGTCAGCTACGCGGACCGCAAAGGAAAGTACCAGCATCAGCAGGGAATCGTTCTGCCGAAGCTGTAG
- a CDS encoding HU family DNA-binding protein — translation MIKQDLIQRVVERTGLPRTKAEAAVDAIFDSMKQNLIAGDRIELRGFGVFTVKPRKTGIGRNPRTGAEVTIAPGKAVRFKPGKELHLLE, via the coding sequence ATGATTAAGCAGGATCTTATACAAAGGGTTGTTGAACGTACCGGCCTCCCGCGGACCAAAGCTGAGGCTGCCGTCGACGCCATCTTCGATAGCATGAAACAAAACCTGATTGCCGGCGACCGCATCGAACTGCGCGGTTTCGGCGTCTTCACCGTCAAACCACGTAAAACCGGTATCGGTCGCAATCCCAGAACAGGCGCTGAAGTCACCATCGCCCCTGGAAAAGCCGTCCGCTTCAAGCCCGGCAAAGAGCTTCACCTGCTCGAGTAG
- the priA gene encoding primosomal protein N', with product MPLFCDVALPVPLDQTFTYAVNGVTPVVGARVLVPFSGQRLMGVVLRVHEDAPADGFEIKPVQQVLDDAALLPDELMKLAQWIASYYVAPLGEVLRGMLPLAAEVKRHFFYRIAEQGRKVLYEGAAKGSSRRSKLSPEEQNREYAVLNYLESGEQAKMSALRSATSANKALLEGMVRKKWLTREAVAEERDARRLEKVAVLVTDARLPKLNENQTAILAELAAVGGRMPVRDLRQTLPVVPDSTLATLVKRGLVTVEEVAEDFHMGGVGAHGKKHAHEHALNEAQMEALGTIAAAMTKGGFAPHLLYGVTGSGKTTVYFAAMQRALDAGKSALLLVPEIGLTPAMTGQMVAAFGSEVALLHSQLTPDERAEQWHRIRRGEARIVVGTRSAVFAPMVNLGLIIVDEEHDSSYKQEETPRYHGRDVAVMRAKFNDATVVLGSATPSLESWANAEKGRYVRVEMRQRVADRPLPAVELVDMRTEFKETGQEQIFSRRLIEETQATLDRGEQAIILLNRRGYSFVVMCRSCGDKVECENCAISMTYHKPVSGNDAIAQPGQRLECHYCGFRRSVPKVCPKCGSEHLYFLGAGSQQGEERLQEIFPAARIGRMDRDTVRGRSDMERLLSRLHAGEINLLVGTQMIAKGHDIHGVTLVGVVGADFALGLPDFRAAERVFQLLTQVSGRAGRGDLRGKVLVQTYHPDHYAIQFASQHDYPGFVAKEMNYRRWMHYPPNAVLANVVIQSEKLEEATGWSSALGRWFEQTRLDKVRVLGPAAAPIVRLKRIYRYHFVLKAEQRGTLGATLRAMLAFAETQGIARRNLVVDVDAVHLM from the coding sequence ATGCCCTTGTTTTGCGATGTCGCTCTTCCGGTTCCGCTGGACCAGACCTTTACCTATGCGGTGAATGGTGTGACTCCCGTGGTGGGGGCACGGGTGCTGGTGCCGTTCAGCGGGCAACGGTTGATGGGGGTCGTGCTGCGGGTGCATGAGGATGCGCCTGCGGATGGATTTGAGATCAAGCCGGTGCAGCAGGTGCTGGATGACGCGGCCCTGCTGCCGGATGAGTTGATGAAGCTGGCGCAGTGGATTGCCTCGTACTATGTCGCTCCGCTGGGGGAGGTGCTGCGGGGCATGCTGCCGCTGGCCGCCGAGGTGAAGCGGCACTTTTTCTACAGGATCGCCGAGCAGGGGCGCAAGGTGCTCTACGAGGGCGCGGCGAAGGGATCTTCGCGGCGGTCGAAGCTGTCGCCCGAGGAGCAGAACCGCGAGTATGCGGTGCTGAACTATCTGGAGAGCGGCGAGCAGGCGAAGATGTCCGCGCTGCGGTCAGCTACGAGCGCGAATAAGGCGCTGCTCGAGGGAATGGTTCGCAAGAAGTGGCTGACCCGCGAGGCGGTGGCAGAGGAGCGCGATGCGCGGCGTCTGGAGAAGGTCGCGGTGCTGGTGACGGATGCGCGGCTGCCAAAGCTCAATGAGAATCAGACGGCGATTCTGGCGGAGCTGGCTGCGGTGGGTGGGCGGATGCCGGTGCGGGACCTGCGACAGACGCTGCCTGTGGTGCCGGACTCTACGCTGGCGACGCTGGTGAAGCGTGGGCTGGTGACGGTGGAAGAGGTCGCGGAAGATTTTCATATGGGTGGCGTTGGAGCGCATGGAAAGAAGCACGCGCATGAGCACGCCCTGAATGAAGCACAGATGGAGGCGCTGGGGACGATTGCGGCGGCGATGACGAAGGGCGGGTTTGCGCCGCATCTGCTGTATGGCGTGACCGGCTCGGGCAAGACGACTGTTTATTTTGCGGCGATGCAGCGTGCGCTCGATGCGGGAAAGTCCGCGTTGCTACTGGTGCCGGAGATTGGCTTGACGCCTGCGATGACGGGGCAGATGGTGGCAGCGTTCGGCAGCGAGGTGGCGCTATTGCACTCTCAGTTGACGCCCGATGAGCGTGCCGAGCAGTGGCACAGGATTCGGCGGGGCGAGGCGCGGATCGTGGTGGGAACGCGGTCGGCGGTGTTTGCGCCGATGGTGAATCTCGGCCTGATCATCGTCGATGAGGAGCACGACTCCAGCTACAAGCAGGAGGAGACACCACGCTACCATGGCCGCGATGTCGCCGTGATGCGAGCGAAGTTCAACGACGCGACGGTGGTGTTGGGATCGGCTACGCCATCGCTTGAGAGCTGGGCGAATGCGGAGAAGGGGCGCTATGTGCGCGTGGAGATGCGGCAGCGCGTCGCTGATCGCCCATTGCCTGCGGTGGAGCTGGTGGACATGCGCACAGAGTTCAAAGAGACGGGGCAGGAGCAGATTTTTTCGCGCCGATTGATTGAAGAGACGCAGGCGACGCTCGACCGCGGCGAGCAGGCGATTATTCTGCTGAACCGGCGCGGCTACTCGTTCGTGGTGATGTGCCGAAGCTGCGGCGACAAGGTGGAGTGCGAGAATTGCGCGATCTCGATGACGTATCACAAGCCGGTATCTGGCAATGATGCCATTGCGCAGCCGGGGCAGCGACTGGAGTGCCACTACTGCGGGTTTCGGCGGTCGGTGCCGAAGGTTTGTCCCAAGTGCGGGAGCGAGCACCTTTATTTTCTGGGTGCGGGATCGCAGCAGGGTGAGGAACGGTTGCAGGAGATCTTTCCGGCGGCGCGAATAGGCCGCATGGACCGCGATACGGTCCGAGGACGCAGCGATATGGAGCGGCTGCTATCACGGCTTCATGCGGGCGAGATCAACCTGCTGGTGGGCACGCAGATGATCGCCAAGGGGCATGACATTCATGGCGTGACGCTGGTTGGCGTGGTGGGTGCGGACTTTGCGCTGGGGCTGCCGGACTTTCGCGCGGCAGAGCGTGTGTTCCAGTTGCTGACGCAGGTCTCAGGAAGGGCGGGGCGCGGCGATCTGCGCGGCAAGGTGCTGGTGCAGACCTATCATCCGGACCACTATGCGATTCAGTTCGCGTCGCAGCATGACTATCCAGGGTTTGTGGCCAAGGAGATGAACTATCGGCGGTGGATGCACTATCCGCCCAACGCGGTGCTGGCCAATGTGGTGATCCAGAGCGAAAAGCTCGAAGAGGCGACGGGGTGGTCGTCTGCGCTGGGGCGGTGGTTCGAACAGACGCGGCTGGACAAGGTCCGCGTACTGGGACCTGCCGCCGCGCCGATCGTGCGGTTGAAGAGGATTTACCGGTACCACTTCGTGCTGAAGGCGGAGCAGCGAGGAACGCTGGGCGCGACCCTGCGGGCCATGCTGGCATTTGCCGAGACACAGGGGATTGCGCGCCGGAACCTGGTTGTCGACGTGGATGCCGTGCATCTGATGTGA
- a CDS encoding VCBS repeat-containing protein, whose product MRITALSLAVLLVMGAGVAAQAQDPAHATEFRKPTPGNGPDGKPRLAFLAHRLGNDHAEGISTLDMNGDGFDDLLSGAYWYENPGPHGGDWKQHQYRTVGTHNEFVSDCGEWTIDVNHDGAPDVVTTGWISNGLWWYENPKKLGATWQKHFITDSYDTEGGAFADINGDGKPDVALAHYNHSGVIWVDFSGATPKVHHVGGKEQDGHGIGIADVNGDGKADILTPTGWFQNVDADHDKWIWHQDWRLGDAGFPILVYDVNNDGKPDVIYGQGHSYGVYWLEQGGTPAHRTWTRHTIDESFSQSHALKLVDLDGNGVPVLITGKRYRGHSGNDPGSYDPVVIYAYRIDRKTGTFTRTAISVNGTAGIGTQIIAEDLDHDGDIDLATAGKLGVHFLENLKIATNVPKATREAQQPIERKWPFPGEGQEVPQEESPR is encoded by the coding sequence ATGAGAATCACTGCTCTTTCGCTCGCTGTTCTTCTTGTCATGGGTGCCGGCGTTGCTGCCCAGGCGCAGGACCCGGCTCACGCCACCGAATTTCGCAAGCCGACTCCGGGCAACGGACCGGACGGCAAGCCGCGGCTTGCGTTTCTGGCGCATCGGCTCGGCAACGATCATGCCGAGGGCATCAGCACGCTCGACATGAACGGCGACGGCTTCGACGATCTGTTGAGTGGAGCCTACTGGTATGAGAATCCCGGCCCGCATGGCGGCGATTGGAAGCAGCACCAGTACCGCACGGTAGGAACTCACAATGAGTTCGTCTCCGACTGCGGAGAGTGGACGATTGATGTGAACCATGACGGCGCGCCCGACGTGGTAACCACCGGATGGATCTCGAACGGCCTCTGGTGGTACGAGAACCCGAAGAAGCTGGGCGCAACGTGGCAGAAGCACTTCATCACCGACAGCTACGACACCGAAGGCGGCGCGTTTGCCGACATCAACGGCGACGGCAAGCCCGATGTCGCGCTCGCGCACTACAACCATTCAGGCGTCATCTGGGTCGACTTCTCCGGAGCAACACCGAAGGTGCATCACGTCGGCGGCAAGGAGCAGGACGGCCACGGCATCGGCATTGCCGATGTAAACGGAGACGGCAAAGCGGACATCCTCACGCCAACCGGATGGTTTCAGAACGTGGACGCCGACCATGACAAGTGGATTTGGCATCAGGACTGGCGTCTTGGCGATGCCGGGTTTCCGATTCTGGTCTACGACGTCAACAACGATGGCAAGCCCGACGTAATCTACGGGCAAGGACACAGCTATGGCGTCTATTGGCTTGAGCAAGGCGGCACGCCTGCACACCGGACGTGGACGCGGCACACCATCGACGAATCCTTCTCGCAGTCTCATGCACTGAAGCTGGTCGATCTCGATGGCAACGGCGTGCCGGTGTTGATTACGGGCAAGCGATATCGCGGGCACTCGGGCAACGATCCGGGGTCGTATGATCCCGTCGTCATCTATGCGTACAGAATCGATCGCAAGACCGGAACCTTTACGCGGACGGCCATTTCAGTCAATGGCACGGCGGGAATTGGAACGCAGATCATCGCGGAAGATCTGGATCACGATGGCGATATCGATCTTGCGACTGCGGGCAAGCTGGGCGTGCACTTCTTGGAAAATCTGAAGATTGCCACGAATGTTCCCAAGGCGACTCGCGAAGCGCAGCAGCCTATTGAGCGCAAATGGCCGTTCCCAGGCGAGGGCCAGGAAGTTCCGCAGGAGGAAAGCCCACGCTGA
- a CDS encoding Gfo/Idh/MocA family protein, with product MTSLDRRAFLKAAGAGIAAAGSGMHMLAQAPREAGQTVSANDHIQLALIGAGIQGQGDTGWAVQVPGVKLVAVADCYDGRLAHCKELWGNDLFTTRDYREILVRKDIDAVLIATPDHWHKQAAVDAMNAGKDVYCEKPMIHLYSDGPEIIETARTTKRIIQIGSQRVSSIIYAKAKELLASGAIGQLNMVTARWDRNSAIGAWDYSVPLDASTQTCDWPRFQGTAAKIPWNPEHFFQWRKWKAYGSGVAGDLFVHLFSGTHFITGSHGPTRAMATGGIRYWKDGRDAPDVMLALFDYAEGFNLSLRVNFVDGGEESEGLLFTGSEGTIEIAGNSVILNRVPREKEPGYTVSTFTNAMQKEYIAQYRQKYPLEPLTTMHQVGTERFVAPSGYSDSYDHFHNFFDSVRTRKPVVEDAVFGFRAAGAALLSNLSMEKGNVVHWNPTTMKIVNAAS from the coding sequence ATGACGAGTCTGGACCGTAGAGCTTTTCTGAAGGCCGCTGGCGCTGGTATTGCCGCGGCTGGATCCGGGATGCACATGCTTGCACAAGCGCCGCGTGAAGCGGGTCAAACTGTATCTGCCAACGACCACATCCAGCTCGCGCTGATTGGCGCAGGGATTCAAGGCCAGGGCGATACGGGATGGGCGGTGCAAGTGCCGGGCGTGAAGCTGGTGGCGGTGGCGGATTGCTATGATGGCCGGCTGGCGCACTGCAAAGAGCTTTGGGGCAACGATTTATTTACGACGCGGGATTATCGCGAAATCCTGGTGCGCAAAGACATTGATGCCGTATTGATCGCCACTCCGGACCACTGGCATAAGCAGGCTGCGGTCGATGCGATGAACGCAGGCAAAGACGTCTATTGCGAAAAGCCGATGATTCACCTCTATTCAGATGGCCCCGAGATCATCGAGACAGCGCGGACGACCAAGCGGATCATTCAGATCGGCAGCCAGCGCGTCAGCTCCATCATTTATGCGAAGGCGAAGGAGCTGCTTGCCTCGGGCGCGATCGGCCAGTTGAACATGGTGACGGCGCGGTGGGACAGAAACTCCGCTATCGGCGCGTGGGACTATTCCGTTCCGCTCGATGCCAGCACGCAGACCTGCGACTGGCCGCGCTTTCAGGGAACGGCGGCCAAGATTCCCTGGAACCCGGAACACTTCTTCCAGTGGCGCAAGTGGAAGGCCTATGGCAGCGGCGTAGCTGGCGACCTGTTTGTCCATCTCTTCAGCGGGACGCACTTCATTACAGGCAGCCATGGACCGACGCGGGCGATGGCTACCGGAGGCATACGCTACTGGAAGGATGGGCGTGACGCGCCCGATGTGATGCTGGCGCTGTTTGACTATGCCGAAGGCTTCAACTTGAGCCTGCGCGTCAACTTCGTCGATGGCGGCGAGGAGAGCGAAGGTCTGCTTTTCACCGGCTCGGAAGGCACCATCGAGATTGCGGGCAACTCCGTCATCCTGAATCGCGTGCCGCGTGAGAAGGAGCCGGGCTATACCGTCAGCACCTTTACCAACGCGATGCAGAAGGAGTACATCGCGCAGTACCGGCAGAAGTATCCGCTGGAGCCCCTGACGACGATGCATCAGGTGGGAACGGAGCGGTTTGTTGCGCCGAGTGGATACAGCGACAGCTACGACCACTTCCACAACTTCTTCGACTCGGTGCGCACGCGCAAGCCGGTGGTGGAAGATGCGGTGTTCGGATTCCGCGCTGCCGGAGCGGCACTTCTCAGCAACCTGAGCATGGAGAAGGGCAACGTCGTTCATTGGAATCCCACCACCATGAAAATCGTAAACGCAGCTTCGTAA
- a CDS encoding ribonuclease T2, whose protein sequence is MKNLSIAICLLLFLSLGCNSSQTPTRSSDIQRASSSRQASVTQATSANQPFDYYLLNLSWSPEFCYSHPNAAECTQHRAFTLHGLWPQNNTGPFIENCSNASGPRDPSVYSDIYPDTGLLRHEWKTHGTCSGLAPDAFFNLARQAVQSIAIPTELTTLDRQISMTPNQILDLFASANPSFPRESLALSCGNNYLTAIEVCMSKTLQPIACGPIRSCRANSVRIVPPQSGAAN, encoded by the coding sequence ATGAAGAACCTGTCCATCGCAATCTGCCTTCTGCTCTTTCTCTCGCTCGGCTGCAACTCATCCCAGACGCCAACCCGTTCGTCTGACATACAACGAGCATCGTCCTCGCGGCAAGCATCGGTCACTCAAGCCACATCCGCCAACCAGCCCTTCGACTACTACCTCCTCAACTTGTCGTGGTCACCCGAGTTTTGCTACAGCCACCCTAACGCAGCCGAGTGCACGCAACACCGCGCCTTCACCCTGCACGGTCTCTGGCCGCAGAACAACACCGGCCCCTTCATCGAGAACTGCTCCAACGCATCCGGCCCAAGAGATCCCTCCGTCTATAGCGACATCTACCCTGACACGGGCTTGCTGCGCCACGAGTGGAAGACACACGGCACCTGCTCCGGCCTCGCTCCTGATGCCTTCTTCAACCTCGCCCGCCAAGCTGTGCAGAGCATTGCCATCCCCACGGAACTCACCACGCTGGATCGCCAGATCAGCATGACGCCGAACCAAATCCTTGACCTCTTCGCCAGTGCCAACCCGTCTTTCCCACGCGAGAGTCTCGCGCTGAGCTGCGGCAATAACTACCTCACCGCCATTGAAGTCTGCATGAGCAAAACTCTTCAGCCCATAGCCTGCGGCCCCATCCGAAGCTGCCGAGCCAACTCTGTGCGCATCGTACCTCCACAAAGCGGGGCTGCCAATTAG